One Patescibacteria group bacterium genomic window carries:
- the mrdA gene encoding penicillin-binding protein 2, with product MNIDFNFPEEKIKERVIKNFSHRDFAGEEYSPSLDGEARRIAINKKIFDLILILLFFFIFLNIIQLFNLQIVKGNYYLKVARENSVRIEPIKAGRGIIYDRQLRPLVRNIPKFSLFWVPTKISQQRKEEMIEKLAGILNQEKEELSFLLQKTTSHQPVLVKESLNYEAALLFEIEKENFPGLILQIEQGRQYLMGPEFSHLLGYTGKISPVELEREIGYSYTDEIGKDGIEKYYEKKLRGRDGRKRVETDLKGREVVVAQEPAKNGEDVILTIDLDWQKKLAEILARQIKSAGANRGAAIILNPKNGEILALISYPYFDNNLFSQGLSKKEFEKIRQDPNQPLFFRSIAGEYMSGSTIKPVLALGALEEGIIDEQTTIISTGALQVGNQFYSDWKKGGHGPTQVKKALAESVNTFFYLIGGGDKKFLGLGPEKMNFYLNQFGLGKKTNIDLPGERDGFLPSPAWKKTAKNEDWYIGDSYNLSIGHGEIRTTPLQIAYLTGLIANEGQLFQPHLLKENSLNQEFSTLPFKKENFKIVKEGMREAVIYGTAKALNNLSIKVAGKTGTVETNDGRPHSWFTCFFPYDDPRVVMTVLIENGGEGSGPALRTVKEFLEWYIKNENSRSKF from the coding sequence ATGAATATCGATTTTAACTTTCCTGAAGAAAAAATAAAAGAGAGGGTAATAAAAAATTTTTCTCATCGTGATTTTGCCGGCGAAGAATATTCCCCGTCTTTAGACGGCGAGGCACGACGAATTGCAATTAATAAAAAAATATTTGATCTTATCCTTATTCTGTTATTTTTCTTTATTTTTTTAAATATAATTCAATTATTCAATCTTCAAATTGTCAAAGGTAATTATTATCTAAAAGTTGCCAGAGAAAATTCTGTGCGGATTGAGCCAATTAAAGCCGGACGTGGAATTATTTACGACCGTCAGTTAAGACCATTAGTTAGAAATATTCCAAAATTTTCTCTTTTTTGGGTTCCGACAAAAATTTCTCAACAAAGAAAAGAGGAAATGATTGAAAAACTGGCTGGTATTTTGAATCAAGAAAAGGAAGAGTTATCTTTCCTACTTCAAAAAACAACTTCCCATCAACCCGTTTTAGTCAAAGAAAGTTTAAATTACGAAGCAGCACTTCTTTTTGAGATAGAAAAGGAAAACTTTCCGGGTTTAATCCTACAAATTGAACAAGGTCGTCAATATTTAATGGGCCCTGAATTTTCCCACCTCTTGGGTTATACGGGTAAGATTTCTCCAGTGGAATTGGAAAGAGAAATAGGTTATTCGTATACTGACGAAATTGGTAAAGATGGGATAGAAAAATATTATGAAAAAAAACTCCGTGGTCGAGATGGTCGAAAAAGAGTTGAAACCGATCTTAAGGGGAGAGAGGTGGTCGTTGCTCAAGAACCAGCCAAAAATGGCGAAGACGTTATTTTAACCATTGATCTTGATTGGCAAAAGAAATTAGCCGAAATTCTTGCCAGACAAATTAAAAGTGCTGGTGCTAATAGAGGAGCGGCTATTATTTTAAATCCAAAGAATGGAGAAATTTTAGCTTTGATCAGTTATCCTTACTTTGACAATAATCTTTTTAGTCAAGGTCTTTCAAAAAAAGAATTTGAAAAGATCAGACAGGATCCTAATCAGCCACTTTTTTTCCGGAGTATTGCTGGCGAATACATGTCTGGCTCAACAATAAAACCAGTTCTAGCCTTAGGAGCTTTAGAAGAGGGGATTATTGATGAACAAACAACGATCATAAGTACTGGCGCCCTTCAAGTCGGTAACCAATTTTATTCTGATTGGAAGAAGGGTGGACATGGACCTACTCAAGTTAAAAAGGCTTTAGCCGAATCGGTTAATACTTTTTTCTATTTGATCGGTGGCGGTGATAAAAAATTTTTAGGCTTAGGACCAGAAAAAATGAATTTTTATCTCAACCAGTTTGGCTTGGGTAAAAAAACTAACATTGATCTCCCAGGAGAAAGAGATGGTTTTTTGCCTTCGCCGGCATGGAAAAAAACAGCAAAAAATGAGGATTGGTACATTGGCGATTCTTATAATTTATCCATTGGTCATGGCGAAATTAGGACCACCCCTCTACAGATTGCTTATTTGACGGGTCTGATTGCTAACGAAGGCCAACTATTTCAACCTCATCTTCTCAAGGAAAATTCTCTAAATCAAGAATTTTCTACTCTCCCGTTTAAAAAAGAAAACTTTAAAATTGTTAAAGAAGGAATGAGAGAGGCGGTGATTTACGGTACCGCTAAGGCTCTAAATAATTTATCCATCAAGGTGGCTGGTAAAACCGGAACTGTTGAGACAAATGATGGTCGACCCCATTCTTGGTTTACTTGTTTTTTTCCTTACGATGATCCGAGAGTCGTTATGACAGTTTTAATCGAAAACGGTGGCGAGGGGAGTGGTCCGGCTTTGAGAACGGTCAAAGAATTTTTAGAATGGTATATTAAAAATGAAAATTCAAGATCAAAATTTTAA
- the pyrH gene encoding UMP kinase encodes MKKIVISLGGSLIVPKVGFLDLNFIKKFKNLILKFARKYRIFIVVGGGKLARFYQQEARHLKIKRTDLDWLGIFASRLNTQFVKSFFDQQSFSEIVTSPLKKIKTKKIVFLSGWKPGWTTDFVATKICQVYKVKEILNLTNVDYIYDRDPRKNKKAKPLKKISWSDYLKIIGRRFKPGGNYPFDPVASLLAKKLKIKLISLNGKNLKAVDNYLTGKKFIGSIIK; translated from the coding sequence ATGAAAAAAATTGTTATCAGTTTAGGCGGTTCCTTAATTGTGCCAAAGGTTGGTTTTTTAGATTTAAATTTTATTAAAAAATTTAAAAATTTAATTTTAAAATTTGCCCGAAAATATAGAATTTTTATTGTTGTAGGTGGAGGGAAATTGGCTCGTTTTTATCAGCAAGAGGCCAGACATTTAAAAATTAAAAGAACCGATTTAGATTGGTTAGGTATTTTCGCTTCGCGATTGAATACTCAGTTTGTTAAAAGCTTTTTTGACCAGCAATCATTTTCGGAAATTGTTACCTCTCCTTTAAAGAAAATAAAAACAAAAAAAATCGTTTTCTTGAGTGGCTGGAAGCCGGGTTGGACCACTGATTTTGTTGCCACGAAGATTTGTCAAGTCTATAAAGTAAAAGAGATTCTTAATTTGACTAATGTTGATTATATTTACGACCGAGATCCAAGAAAAAATAAAAAAGCAAAACCATTAAAAAAAATTTCTTGGTCTGATTACCTAAAAATTATTGGTCGAAGATTTAAACCCGGCGGAAACTATCCTTTTGATCCGGTGGCAAGTTTATTGGCCAAAAAACTAAAAATTAAGTTAATCAGCCTGAATGGTAAAAATTTAAAGGCTGTGGATAACTATTTGACAGGAAAAAAATTTATTGGTAGTATTATAAAATAG
- the rplJ gene encoding 50S ribosomal protein L10, whose protein sequence is MAKTREQKKEILKKLEEKISQAKSLVLVGYQKIKSKDQERLRKMAKERGGEFMVVKKNLFKLAWQRLNLEKEWLEKIDQEIGLVLGYQDEILPAKICVDFNRENENLKIKAGFFNRRLIDLSEIKFLAILPSKEVLLRQLLFSIRAPLDKFINVLRGNLKSFVYLLHLISQKS, encoded by the coding sequence ATGGCCAAAACAAGGGAACAAAAAAAAGAGATTTTAAAGAAATTGGAAGAAAAAATTTCTCAAGCCAAATCTTTGGTTTTAGTTGGCTATCAAAAAATCAAGAGTAAAGATCAGGAAAGGTTAAGAAAGATGGCCAAGGAAAGAGGTGGTGAGTTTATGGTTGTCAAAAAAAACCTTTTCAAATTAGCCTGGCAAAGATTAAATTTAGAAAAAGAATGGTTGGAAAAAATTGATCAAGAAATAGGCTTAGTTCTTGGTTATCAAGATGAAATTCTCCCGGCTAAAATTTGTGTTGATTTTAATCGAGAGAATGAAAATTTAAAAATTAAAGCTGGTTTTTTTAATCGTCGCCTTATCGATCTCTCGGAAATTAAATTTTTAGCCATCCTGCCTTCAAAAGAAGTTCTTTTGCGACAATTATTATTTTCAATTAGAGCCCCTTTAGATAAATTTATCAACGTTTTAAGAGGTAATCTAAAATCTTTTGTCTATCTTCTACATTTAATCTCTCAAAAAAGTTAA
- the rplL gene encoding 50S ribosomal protein L7/L12: MSEEKKQKEVKTPEKFKDLVEKIEKLSVLELAELVKILEEKFGVSTQAAVVAPASAVTPTEVKKEEEKNSFDIELTEVGANKIAVIKIVRDLSGKGLKEAKDLVDTAPKIIKEKASKEEAEEIKKKLEEVGAKVTLK, encoded by the coding sequence ATGAGCGAAGAAAAAAAACAAAAAGAAGTAAAAACTCCTGAAAAATTCAAAGATTTGGTGGAGAAAATTGAAAAGCTCTCTGTTCTAGAATTGGCTGAATTGGTAAAAATTTTAGAAGAAAAATTTGGTGTCTCGACTCAAGCCGCCGTTGTGGCGCCAGCCAGTGCCGTTACGCCAACTGAAGTTAAAAAAGAAGAAGAAAAAAATTCTTTTGACATTGAATTAACTGAAGTTGGAGCGAATAAAATCGCCGTTATCAAAATTGTTCGCGATCTGAGTGGTAAAGGTCTAAAAGAAGCAAAAGATCTAGTAGATACGGCACCAAAAATTATCAAAGAAAAAGCAAGTAAAGAAGAGGCAGAGGAAATAAAGAAAAAATTAGAAGAGGTAGGGGCTAAAGTGACTTTAAAGTAG
- the mraZ gene encoding division/cell wall cluster transcriptional repressor MraZ: MFIGEYHYKLDEKGRLAIPPKFRLSFKKGTVVTRGLDNCLFLYPKPEWQKLALKLSQLPISKAKTRAFGRLMLAGAMDVILDRQGRIILPDYLRNYAKIKKNVVIAGLYNRLEIWDEKEWEEYKRQSERESRDIAETLGELGV; encoded by the coding sequence ATGTTTATTGGCGAATACCACTATAAACTTGATGAAAAGGGAAGGTTAGCTATTCCTCCTAAATTTCGTTTAAGCTTTAAAAAGGGAACGGTTGTGACACGGGGCCTTGATAATTGTCTTTTTCTCTACCCAAAACCAGAATGGCAAAAATTGGCTTTAAAGCTTTCTCAATTGCCTATTAGTAAAGCAAAAACAAGAGCTTTTGGTCGCTTAATGTTAGCCGGAGCAATGGATGTGATTTTAGATCGTCAGGGGAGAATTATTTTACCTGACTATTTAAGAAACTATGCCAAAATCAAAAAAAATGTTGTCATTGCTGGTCTCTATAACCGATTAGAAATTTGGGATGAAAAAGAATGGGAGGAGTATAAAAGACAGTCAGAAAGAGAAAGTAGGGATATTGCCGAAACTCTAGGTGAATTAGGTGTCTAA
- the rsmH gene encoding 16S rRNA (cytosine(1402)-N(4))-methyltransferase RsmH, translating to MSHQPVLLQEVIAYLSPQPNQNFIDCTIGGGGHAFAILEKTTPLGKVLGIDLNSETIQQLNCKIQTSNFKSRLILVNDNFINLSKIVEKYNFYPVHGILLDLGLSTDLLEKSGRGFSFQEDEFLDMRYGQKGKTAYEIINQWPEEELKKILKEYGEEKLAWPIARNIFKRRQKEKIRTTRELVEVINDVLKKFKVYNQKFKIKTLARVFQAFRIAVNDELENLKKVLPSAIKILEKDGCLLVISYHSLEDKIVKDFFKTQEKEKLLKILTKKPVQPTDEEIKLNPRSRSAKLRAGLKL from the coding sequence ATGTCTCATCAACCCGTTCTTTTACAAGAGGTAATTGCCTATCTCTCGCCCCAACCGAATCAAAATTTTATTGATTGTACAATTGGTGGTGGTGGGCATGCTTTCGCTATTTTAGAAAAGACAACACCCTTAGGAAAAGTTTTGGGTATTGATTTAAATTCTGAAACTATTCAACAATTAAATTGCAAAATTCAAACCTCAAATTTCAAATCGAGATTGATATTAGTGAATGATAATTTCATCAATTTATCAAAGATCGTTGAAAAATATAATTTTTATCCGGTTCATGGAATTTTACTTGATTTAGGACTTTCAACCGATCTATTAGAAAAAAGTGGCAGAGGTTTTAGTTTTCAAGAAGATGAATTTTTAGATATGAGATATGGTCAAAAAGGCAAGACTGCTTACGAGATTATTAATCAATGGCCAGAGGAGGAATTAAAAAAAATTTTAAAAGAATATGGGGAAGAAAAACTCGCTTGGCCAATCGCTAGAAATATTTTTAAGAGACGCCAAAAAGAAAAAATCAGGACAACCAGAGAGTTAGTAGAGGTAATTAACGATGTCTTAAAAAAATTTAAAGTTTATAACCAGAAATTTAAAATTAAAACTTTAGCCAGAGTTTTTCAAGCTTTCAGGATTGCTGTCAATGATGAATTAGAAAATTTAAAAAAAGTTCTACCGTCAGCAATAAAAATTTTAGAAAAAGATGGATGTCTTTTAGTCATTTCTTATCACTCTTTAGAAGACAAAATTGTCAAAGATTTTTTCAAAACCCAAGAAAAAGAAAAACTTTTAAAAATTTTAACCAAAAAACCCGTTCAGCCAACCGACGAAGAAATAAAATTAAATCCGCGCAGTCGTTCAGCCAAACTGCGCGCCGGACTCAAACTATAA
- a CDS encoding penicillin-binding protein 2, which produces MFVKKTRQRSKTSFFRFYFLAIIFFIFGSLIILRLIQLQILDYRYYQNKALEIRTFEKEVQPKRGEIFIEEEGGKRPVAINIDSYNLYAVPKEIDEPIKTAEKIAPLIGISLSNKNDELTNLIKKLSKENDWYEILKKDISQEEVDAINKLSLKGIKIETVTKRFYPEKKYFAHLLGFVGFSGDQQVGRYGLENYYENILSGKEGLLKGEKTQGGVLIATAQTTTIKPKDGADLILTIDRNIQIKTCQILEEAIKKYQAEKGNIIVLEPKSGQILALCNWPSFDPNQYNEVKDSRLFLNEAVSSQYEPGSIFKTITFAAALEEGKITPETTYEDKGLVKIGGYTIKNAGKKVYGFRTMKEVLEKSINTGAIFAAQKLGLEKFRQYVEKFGFGSLTGVDLPTEAKGNIKNLSEKKEIYLATASFGQGLSVTPLQMVTAFAALANHGKLMKPYLVKKIISDGFVTEIKPEERAQVISPTSAEILKEMLISVVKNGWGKRAAVKGYLVAGKTGTAQVAYLKGYSEKTIHSFAGFAPANDPRFVALVKLDNPKLERFSDRTAAPVFGQLADFLLKYFAIPPTEIE; this is translated from the coding sequence ATGTTTGTTAAAAAAACTCGACAGAGATCGAAAACGAGTTTTTTCCGTTTTTATTTTTTAGCTATTATTTTTTTTATTTTTGGCAGCTTGATTATTTTAAGATTGATTCAACTTCAAATTTTAGATTATCGGTATTATCAAAACAAAGCCCTAGAAATTAGAACTTTTGAGAAGGAGGTTCAACCAAAGAGGGGAGAAATTTTTATCGAAGAAGAGGGAGGGAAGAGACCTGTGGCGATTAATATTGACTCTTATAATCTTTATGCTGTGCCGAAAGAAATCGATGAGCCAATAAAAACGGCTGAAAAAATTGCCCCTTTGATTGGTATTTCATTATCAAATAAAAATGATGAATTAACTAATTTAATTAAAAAACTTTCTAAAGAAAACGACTGGTATGAAATTTTAAAAAAAGATATTAGTCAAGAAGAGGTAGATGCTATTAACAAACTCTCTCTCAAAGGGATAAAAATTGAGACGGTAACTAAAAGGTTTTATCCCGAGAAAAAATATTTTGCTCATCTTCTTGGTTTTGTCGGCTTTAGCGGCGATCAACAGGTTGGTCGCTACGGTTTAGAAAATTATTACGAAAATATTCTTTCTGGAAAAGAGGGGTTATTAAAAGGAGAAAAAACGCAAGGTGGCGTTCTTATTGCTACTGCTCAAACAACAACCATCAAACCGAAGGATGGAGCAGACCTTATTTTAACGATTGATCGAAATATTCAAATTAAAACTTGTCAAATTTTAGAAGAGGCGATTAAAAAATATCAGGCTGAAAAAGGAAATATTATTGTTTTGGAACCAAAAAGTGGACAAATTTTAGCTCTTTGTAATTGGCCATCTTTTGACCCTAATCAATACAACGAAGTCAAAGATAGTCGTCTTTTTCTTAACGAAGCCGTCTCTTCGCAATATGAGCCTGGCTCTATTTTTAAAACTATCACCTTTGCCGCCGCTTTGGAAGAAGGAAAAATCACACCTGAGACTACCTATGAAGATAAAGGTTTAGTAAAAATCGGCGGTTATACAATTAAAAACGCTGGTAAAAAGGTCTATGGTTTTAGGACAATGAAAGAAGTTTTAGAAAAGTCAATTAATACTGGCGCCATTTTCGCTGCTCAAAAATTAGGTTTAGAAAAATTTCGCCAGTATGTCGAAAAATTTGGTTTCGGTTCTCTAACTGGCGTAGATTTGCCAACTGAAGCAAAAGGCAATATTAAGAATTTATCAGAAAAAAAAGAAATCTATTTAGCTACTGCCTCATTTGGTCAGGGTTTATCTGTGACACCACTACAAATGGTCACTGCTTTTGCTGCTCTAGCCAATCATGGTAAATTAATGAAGCCTTATTTAGTCAAAAAAATAATTTCTGACGGTTTTGTGACTGAAATTAAACCGGAAGAAAGAGCTCAAGTGATTTCTCCAACGAGCGCAGAAATTTTGAAAGAAATGCTTATTTCGGTGGTAAAAAATGGTTGGGGGAAAAGAGCGGCTGTTAAAGGTTATCTAGTGGCTGGTAAAACTGGAACAGCCCAGGTTGCTTATTTGAAAGGTTATTCCGAAAAGACAATCCACTCTTTTGCTGGCTTTGCTCCGGCCAATGATCCAAGGTTTGTCGCTTTAGTCAAATTAGATAATCCGAAGTTAGAAAGATTTAGTGATCGAACGGCTGCTCCAGTTTTTGGTCAACTAGCCGACTTTTTGCTTAAATATTTTGCCATTCCACCAACAGAAATAGAATGA
- a CDS encoding UDP-N-acetylmuramoyl-tripeptide--D-alanyl-D-alanine ligase, which yields MKKVIERILGFLAKAIIRKYKPFIIGLTGSFGKTSTKEAIALVLKKKFFLRASPKNYNNEIGLPLTIINALAPGKSLFGWLRIFLKGIFQIVFPVKFPKVLVLEMAADKPGDIRYLTKIAPCQIGLITAIGPVHLEKFKSLENIFNEKKIILTHLSSHDLAIFNADDQYLSRLKNQLKAKTLTFGFSSQADLRALEAKIDQEITEKGELKIYGLKFKVAYQGNVVPICLPKILAKHQIYSVLAALSVGLVKGLNLIEMAEILKEFEAPPGRMKLINGLKESYIIDDSYNSSPRAVLAALETLNEILTIPGRRKILVLGEMLELGSIAQQSHYEIGQKIADFNFDLLITVGQLAQKIAQGARENGFRDEMIFEFQKSEEAAQFLKEKINYGDLILIKGSQGVRMEKIVKEIMAEPERAKELLVRQDKRWKEMV from the coding sequence ATGAAAAAAGTTATTGAAAGAATATTAGGATTCTTAGCCAAAGCCATTATTAGAAAGTATAAACCATTTATTATTGGTCTTACTGGTAGTTTTGGCAAAACTTCGACTAAAGAAGCGATAGCTTTAGTCTTAAAAAAGAAATTTTTTCTTCGTGCCTCACCAAAAAATTATAATAATGAAATTGGTCTTCCTTTAACCATTATTAATGCCCTGGCTCCAGGTAAATCTTTATTTGGCTGGTTGAGAATTTTTCTGAAAGGAATTTTTCAAATTGTTTTTCCAGTCAAATTTCCAAAAGTTTTAGTTCTAGAAATGGCAGCTGATAAGCCGGGCGATATCAGATATTTGACTAAAATTGCTCCTTGTCAAATCGGTCTTATTACAGCCATTGGCCCTGTCCATCTAGAAAAATTTAAAAGTTTAGAAAATATCTTTAATGAGAAAAAAATTATCCTGACCCATCTTTCTTCCCATGACTTGGCTATTTTTAATGCCGACGACCAATATCTTTCAAGGTTAAAAAATCAATTAAAAGCAAAGACTCTAACCTTTGGCTTTTCCAGCCAGGCTGACCTGCGGGCTCTAGAAGCCAAAATTGACCAAGAAATTACAGAAAAGGGTGAATTGAAAATTTATGGTCTAAAGTTCAAAGTAGCCTATCAAGGTAATGTCGTGCCAATTTGTCTGCCTAAAATTTTAGCTAAACATCAGATTTACTCTGTCCTGGCCGCACTGAGCGTTGGGTTGGTCAAAGGATTAAATTTGATTGAGATGGCAGAAATTTTAAAAGAATTTGAAGCACCGCCAGGAAGAATGAAGCTAATCAATGGTTTAAAAGAAAGCTATATCATTGATGATTCATATAATTCGTCACCTCGGGCTGTTTTGGCGGCTTTAGAAACTCTGAATGAGATTTTAACTATTCCTGGTCGAAGAAAAATTTTAGTCTTGGGCGAGATGCTAGAACTTGGTTCAATAGCCCAGCAATCCCATTATGAGATTGGTCAAAAGATTGCCGATTTTAACTTTGATCTTTTGATCACCGTCGGTCAATTGGCCCAAAAAATTGCCCAAGGAGCAAGAGAAAACGGTTTTCGGGATGAAATGATTTTTGAGTTTCAAAAATCAGAAGAGGCGGCTCAGTTTCTGAAAGAAAAAATTAATTATGGTGATTTAATTTTAATTAAAGGTTCGCAGGGCGTGAGAATGGAAAAAATTGTTAAAGAAATTATGGCTGAACCAGAAAGAGCCAAAGAACTTCTAGTACGACAGGATAAAAGATGGAAAGAAATGGTGTAG
- a CDS encoding ZIP family metal transporter — MIWLTVFISVLIISLVSLIGVFTFAISEEKLKKILLFLVSFSVGSLFGSAFFHLIPEAVEEFGFGKRTAFLLLIGLLGFFILEKFIGWRHCHLPTTASHPHPLTYLNIIGDAVHNFIDGSIMAGAYLISFPLGLSTTLAVIFHEIPQEIGDFGVLIYGGFSKWRALFFNFLSALSAFLGAVITLLLSNALGFLVNYLLPFAAGGFLYLAGSDLIPELKKETSLKKSFIQFVFIVLGLSLMFFLKIIFHQKSI, encoded by the coding sequence ATGATTTGGTTAACAGTTTTTATCTCCGTTTTAATTATCAGTCTCGTCTCACTAATTGGTGTTTTTACCTTTGCCATCAGTGAGGAGAAATTAAAAAAAATTTTACTTTTTTTAGTCAGTTTTTCAGTCGGTAGTTTATTTGGCAGTGCCTTTTTCCATTTAATCCCTGAAGCAGTTGAAGAATTTGGTTTTGGCAAAAGAACGGCCTTTTTACTTTTGATTGGTCTTTTGGGTTTTTTTATTTTAGAAAAATTTATTGGCTGGCGACATTGTCACCTGCCTACTACCGCTAGTCATCCACACCCTCTTACCTATCTCAATATTATTGGTGATGCCGTTCACAATTTTATTGATGGCAGTATTATGGCTGGAGCTTATTTAATAAGTTTTCCTTTGGGTCTTAGTACAACCTTGGCTGTAATTTTTCACGAAATTCCTCAAGAAATTGGTGATTTTGGTGTTTTAATCTATGGTGGATTTTCTAAATGGCGGGCTTTATTTTTCAATTTTCTCTCTGCCTTAAGTGCCTTTTTAGGGGCAGTCATCACTTTATTATTGAGCAACGCCTTAGGTTTTTTAGTTAATTATCTGCTGCCTTTTGCCGCTGGCGGTTTTCTTTACTTGGCTGGTTCAGATTTAATTCCGGAATTAAAAAAAGAAACTTCTCTCAAGAAATCATTCATCCAATTTGTTTTTATTGTACTTGGTCTTTCTTTAATGTTCTTTTTAAAAATAATTTTTCACCAGAAATCAATTTAG
- the def gene encoding peptide deformylase, translating into MTFTLKKYPDPILRKKAEAIKEINEEIKKIAQLMIEVKENSQGLGLAGPQIGILKRIIAVTTEKGPQIFLNPEILAKSKRQEIMEEGCLSFPGLYLKIKRPIEVEIKALNLNGRELKFKVQGLTARIFQHEIDHLNGVLFIDRLPWWQRAKLKIKRLRD; encoded by the coding sequence ATGACCTTTACTCTTAAAAAATATCCTGATCCAATTCTTAGAAAAAAAGCCGAGGCTATCAAAGAAATCAACGAAGAAATAAAAAAAATTGCTCAGCTCATGATCGAAGTAAAAGAAAACAGTCAAGGCCTTGGTTTAGCCGGCCCTCAAATAGGTATTTTAAAGAGAATTATTGCTGTAACGACAGAAAAGGGTCCTCAAATTTTTCTTAATCCGGAGATTTTAGCCAAAAGTAAGAGACAAGAAATAATGGAAGAAGGTTGCTTGAGCTTTCCTGGTTTATATTTAAAAATAAAAAGACCGATTGAAGTTGAAATTAAAGCCCTCAACTTAAATGGTCGAGAATTAAAGTTTAAGGTCCAAGGCTTAACGGCTAGAATTTTCCAGCATGAAATAGATCATTTAAACGGGGTGCTTTTTATCGACCGATTGCCTTGGTGGCAAAGAGCAAAACTAAAAATAAAAAGACTGCGGGATTAG
- a CDS encoding prepilin-type N-terminal cleavage/methylation domain-containing protein, which yields MSMKKKKGFTLIELLVVIGIISILTGIVIVAVNPTRQLAQARNAARRNDILAILNAIFQYYIDNNGSWPSGLTSDAKVIGNATSAAECNIDCSKGDLGTINKGCTGQDFISALVPTYLSTRPSDPVNGTANTSYYAVKVEGGRVTVGACGAEAPATNISITR from the coding sequence ATGAGTATGAAAAAGAAAAAGGGTTTTACTCTTATCGAACTTCTGGTTGTCATTGGCATTATTTCAATTTTGACCGGCATTGTCATTGTCGCTGTTAATCCGACCAGGCAATTAGCTCAAGCAAGAAATGCTGCTCGAAGAAATGATATCTTGGCTATCCTCAATGCCATTTTTCAGTATTATATTGACAATAACGGTTCCTGGCCATCTGGTTTAACCTCAGACGCAAAAGTCATTGGCAATGCTACCTCTGCCGCTGAATGCAACATTGATTGTAGTAAAGGTGATCTTGGCACTATCAATAAAGGATGTACCGGTCAAGATTTTATCAGTGCCCTTGTCCCCACCTACCTTTCCACCCGACCGTCAGATCCAGTTAATGGCACAGCTAATACTAGCTATTATGCGGTAAAAGTAGAAGGTGGTCGAGTAACGGTTGGGGCCTGTGGAGCCGAGGCACCAGCGACGAATATTTCCATCACGCGATAA